From a region of the Tursiops truncatus isolate mTurTru1 chromosome 2, mTurTru1.mat.Y, whole genome shotgun sequence genome:
- the TM2D3 gene encoding TM2 domain-containing protein 3 isoform X2: MAPAGVLLWGLRRLCRVLLFLSQFYILSGGGSFSVEPSQPLAQSDKDPGPTRTFTVVPRAAESTDIPPYMMKCPSNGLCSRLPADCIECKTNFSCVYGKPVTFDCTVKPSVTCVDQDFKSRKSFVLNMTCRFCWQLPETDYECSSSTSCMAVSCPRQRYTANCTVRDHVHCLGNRTFPKMLYCNWTGGYKWSTALALSITLGGFGADRFYLGQWREGLGKLFSFGGLGIWTLLDVLLIGVGYVGPADGSLYI; the protein is encoded by the exons ATGGCGCCTGCAGGGGTCCTGCTGTGGGGCCTACGCCGCCTGTGTCGAGTGCTGCTATTCCTTTCGCAGTTCTACATCCTCTCGGGCGGCG GATCCTTCAGTGTAGAGCCTTCGCAGCCGCTGGCTCAGTCCGACAAGGATCCGGGCCCCACACGTACGTTCACAGTAGTGCCCAGGGCAGCAG AAAGCACCGATATCCCACCTTATATGATGAAGTGTCCGAGCAATGGTTTGTGTAGCAGACTTCCCGCAGACTGTATAGAGTGCAAGACCAATTTCTCCTGTGTCTATGGGAAGCCTGTCACTTTTGACTGCACAGTCAAACCTTCTGTTACCTGTGTT GATCAAGACTTCAAATCCCGAAAGAGCTTTGTCCTCAACATGACTTGCAGGTTCTGCTGGCAGCTTCCGGAAACCGACTACGAGTGCTCCAGCTCCACCAGCTGCATGGCGGTGTCCTGCCCGCGGCAGCGCTACACGGCCAACTGCACCGTGCGGGACCACGTCCACTGCCTGG GTAACCGTACTTTTCCGAAAATGCTGTACTGCAACTGGACTGGCGGTTATAAGTGGTCTACTGCTCTGGCTCTGAG CATCACCCTTGGTGGGTTTGGAGCGGACCGCTTCTACCTGGGCCAGTGGCGAGAAGGCCTCGGCAAGCTCTTCAGCTTTGGGGGCCTGGGAATATGGACGCTGCTCGACGTCCTGCTCATTGGAGTCGGCTACGTGGGACCAGCAGATGGCTCATTGTACATTTAG
- the TM2D3 gene encoding TM2 domain-containing protein 3 isoform X3: MAPAGVLLWGLRRLCRVLLFLSQFYILSGGESTDIPPYMMKCPSNGLCSRLPADCIECKTNFSCVYGKPVTFDCTVKPSVTCVDQDFKSRKSFVLNMTCRFCWQLPETDYECSSSTSCMAVSCPRQRYTANCTVRDHVHCLGNRTFPKMLYCNWTGGYKWSTALALRWVTDNVHDLIWAAMWCWLPGDATFDHHVPALSVGLAPLCSPGCAISRLKKQQARFS, translated from the exons ATGGCGCCTGCAGGGGTCCTGCTGTGGGGCCTACGCCGCCTGTGTCGAGTGCTGCTATTCCTTTCGCAGTTCTACATCCTCTCGGGCGGCG AAAGCACCGATATCCCACCTTATATGATGAAGTGTCCGAGCAATGGTTTGTGTAGCAGACTTCCCGCAGACTGTATAGAGTGCAAGACCAATTTCTCCTGTGTCTATGGGAAGCCTGTCACTTTTGACTGCACAGTCAAACCTTCTGTTACCTGTGTT GATCAAGACTTCAAATCCCGAAAGAGCTTTGTCCTCAACATGACTTGCAGGTTCTGCTGGCAGCTTCCGGAAACCGACTACGAGTGCTCCAGCTCCACCAGCTGCATGGCGGTGTCCTGCCCGCGGCAGCGCTACACGGCCAACTGCACCGTGCGGGACCACGTCCACTGCCTGG GTAACCGTACTTTTCCGAAAATGCTGTACTGCAACTGGACTGGCGGTTATAAGTGGTCTACTGCTCTGGCTCTGAG atggGTGACTGACAACGTTCACGACTTGATCTGGGCGGCCATGTGGTGTTGGCTGCCTGGCGATGCCACCTTCGACCACCATGTTCCTGCACTGTCTGTAGGACTAGCCCCACTTTGCTCTCCTGGATGTGCCATTTCAAGGTTAAAAAAGCAACAAGCTCGATTTTCTTGA
- the TM2D3 gene encoding TM2 domain-containing protein 3 isoform X1 codes for MAPAGVLLWGLRRLCRVLLFLSQFYILSGGGSFSVEPSQPLAQSDKDPGPTRTFTVVPRAAESTDIPPYMMKCPSNGLCSRLPADCIECKTNFSCVYGKPVTFDCTVKPSVTCVDQDFKSRKSFVLNMTCRFCWQLPETDYECSSSTSCMAVSCPRQRYTANCTVRDHVHCLGNRTFPKMLYCNWTGGYKWSTALALRWVTDNVHDLIWAAMWCWLPGDATFDHHVPALSVGLAPLCSPGCAISRLKKQQARFS; via the exons ATGGCGCCTGCAGGGGTCCTGCTGTGGGGCCTACGCCGCCTGTGTCGAGTGCTGCTATTCCTTTCGCAGTTCTACATCCTCTCGGGCGGCG GATCCTTCAGTGTAGAGCCTTCGCAGCCGCTGGCTCAGTCCGACAAGGATCCGGGCCCCACACGTACGTTCACAGTAGTGCCCAGGGCAGCAG AAAGCACCGATATCCCACCTTATATGATGAAGTGTCCGAGCAATGGTTTGTGTAGCAGACTTCCCGCAGACTGTATAGAGTGCAAGACCAATTTCTCCTGTGTCTATGGGAAGCCTGTCACTTTTGACTGCACAGTCAAACCTTCTGTTACCTGTGTT GATCAAGACTTCAAATCCCGAAAGAGCTTTGTCCTCAACATGACTTGCAGGTTCTGCTGGCAGCTTCCGGAAACCGACTACGAGTGCTCCAGCTCCACCAGCTGCATGGCGGTGTCCTGCCCGCGGCAGCGCTACACGGCCAACTGCACCGTGCGGGACCACGTCCACTGCCTGG GTAACCGTACTTTTCCGAAAATGCTGTACTGCAACTGGACTGGCGGTTATAAGTGGTCTACTGCTCTGGCTCTGAG atggGTGACTGACAACGTTCACGACTTGATCTGGGCGGCCATGTGGTGTTGGCTGCCTGGCGATGCCACCTTCGACCACCATGTTCCTGCACTGTCTGTAGGACTAGCCCCACTTTGCTCTCCTGGATGTGCCATTTCAAGGTTAAAAAAGCAACAAGCTCGATTTTCTTGA
- the TM2D3 gene encoding TM2 domain-containing protein 3 isoform X4, translating into MAPAGVLLWGLRRLCRVLLFLSQFYILSGGESTDIPPYMMKCPSNGLCSRLPADCIECKTNFSCVYGKPVTFDCTVKPSVTCVDQDFKSRKSFVLNMTCRFCWQLPETDYECSSSTSCMAVSCPRQRYTANCTVRDHVHCLGNRTFPKMLYCNWTGGYKWSTALALSITLGGFGADRFYLGQWREGLGKLFSFGGLGIWTLLDVLLIGVGYVGPADGSLYI; encoded by the exons ATGGCGCCTGCAGGGGTCCTGCTGTGGGGCCTACGCCGCCTGTGTCGAGTGCTGCTATTCCTTTCGCAGTTCTACATCCTCTCGGGCGGCG AAAGCACCGATATCCCACCTTATATGATGAAGTGTCCGAGCAATGGTTTGTGTAGCAGACTTCCCGCAGACTGTATAGAGTGCAAGACCAATTTCTCCTGTGTCTATGGGAAGCCTGTCACTTTTGACTGCACAGTCAAACCTTCTGTTACCTGTGTT GATCAAGACTTCAAATCCCGAAAGAGCTTTGTCCTCAACATGACTTGCAGGTTCTGCTGGCAGCTTCCGGAAACCGACTACGAGTGCTCCAGCTCCACCAGCTGCATGGCGGTGTCCTGCCCGCGGCAGCGCTACACGGCCAACTGCACCGTGCGGGACCACGTCCACTGCCTGG GTAACCGTACTTTTCCGAAAATGCTGTACTGCAACTGGACTGGCGGTTATAAGTGGTCTACTGCTCTGGCTCTGAG CATCACCCTTGGTGGGTTTGGAGCGGACCGCTTCTACCTGGGCCAGTGGCGAGAAGGCCTCGGCAAGCTCTTCAGCTTTGGGGGCCTGGGAATATGGACGCTGCTCGACGTCCTGCTCATTGGAGTCGGCTACGTGGGACCAGCAGATGGCTCATTGTACATTTAG